TCTCTGGCCAAGGCTTCCAGGGTCTGGTGCAGGGACGAAGAGGAACACAGTGCCCCAAACACTGGGATGCTCTCCACtgctgaggagggagaggaaagagagaccTGTAGATGGATGATTATTCTGCCCTGGGACTCTATCAAACCGATAAGGAAGTCCAACCTTAGTAGACTTGATTGTAAACTCAACAAATTTGGTGTACTGTCCCCTTAGTACACCAGTACTCCAGAAGAAGAATGCTTTTCTTGGGAGCCATAGGGTGAATAAAAGAATGTTTAACTGTGGACTTTTTCAGCACTTTTAATCCAGGAACGGAGATAGTAAAAACTCGCCCATACTTGAAATCTCAGTTTTCTTTACCTCCTACATACCTGCTCCCTTGGGGGAACCATCCAGAACCATACCCTGTGGACTGCAGCTTGAGAAGAGGTGGGGGTAAGGAGGAGCCACCCTGTAGGGAGTCAGCAGCAGATGGGAAGAACTGTGGGGGCAGAGAACAGACGCTAAGCGCGTAAGAAGTCACAGGAGGGTTGAGGTTGGCAAGAAGGGCAGGAGCAACCGTTACACTGACCTCATGACTCTAGGCTGCTGCTGTTGTAAATACTGAGCCAAGACTTCTTCCCCAGTGGTACATGCGtgaagggaggagggtggaggtgTCCCTGGGGTGAGCTGGCTGCCAGAACAAAGCCAAAACCACCATTAGGCTGTGGCAGCATGAATAAGAAACTAAGAATTCTTATGTTTTCAGGCCATCAGCTGGatccaaaaaaaaatttctttttgcttcctttttaaggggtggggagggaacaATATCATTAGAATGTCCCAGAGAAATTAGGGGGAAAAGgatatgaaacaaaaatctgaCAAGGGTTCCTAAGGACCAACAGCTCTCACCTCGTGTGGCATGCTCTGTCTATACCCCTCAGCACCACTGACTGGGCAAAGCAACGTGTTCCAGAAGGCTCCCCACATGCAGACAGTGGGGTCCATGGGGTGGCTCCTCCAAACTGCATCAGGGAATCAGGAAGGGACTGGCCTGGAGCCAAGGGGAAAGGAATGGTTGCTCCTGCTGTCACCAcctaaagagaaggaagagaacacgTTAGAGGACATTTTCTCAGCACTGACCCAACCCCTCACAAAGCTTCATACCTTTTTCCCACAGAAGCTCAGCATGTCAGCCAGATGAACCATGGAAACTGGAGAGGAACACAGGCGATAAGGAACAGTGACTGTGTCCAGGGCTGTAGCCAGGATGGCACTGCAGTGGAAGGGCAGAGTGGCCTGTAAGAAGACACCAAGAGGGGCACTTGGCCTCAGGCCTGGAAAAGAATGTGTGGAGGCAGAATATTAACACCAGAAAGATCCAGGGGACAAAGCAGGGGTATGTCTGGCCTCTGGCTGGACAAGCATAGGGCATAGGACAGTGTGATCTGAGAGGCCACATCACAGCTGAGTTCAAGCTCGGGCCTCAGGAACAGAGCCAGTAACAGACAGCGGCTGACTAGGAGTATGAGGAGGCCCCGTAGCCTGCTGCAGTCAGAACGAGCACCGAGACTTACATCGTAATGCAGGTAAGGGAAGTTGACAGGTGGCTCAGGTCGCAGGCCCAGGCTCCCACCCAAGGACAAAGGACAGACGAGAGAGCTGTGAGCAGCCAGGTGTACGAGACCAAAAGCTGTGTTTAATAGACGATAGATGTTTCTCTGGGCCTCCTGGTGAAGAAAAAGAGTAGTTTGCATTAAGCAACTCTCCCCCTGGGATTCtcatttctccctccccaccGTGTGACTGCTTACTCCTCCAAGTTCCACTCACCCCACGATGGTAGGGACCAGGTAGCAGGCCCCACGTTATTATTCCCCGCCCTGAATATTCATCTTGTAGCAGCTCTGCCGCCTTCGCGCCTACCCCAGAGAAGCCATCGTGCAGGTCACACAGGATCTGGAAGCCCTGAGCGGAGGTGAGTGATGAAAAATAGTTAGGGAGTAGGATGAGAAGAGCTTCTACCCTGGAGTGCACGTTGCCACGCCGCTACCTGCAAGTAGTCACATTCCTCCACGTAGAAGTGCAGCCTGTCCTCCAGCTCTTCCTGGTACTTGGGTTCCTTTAGGACACTTTCCCCTTGGCCAAAAGCTTCCAGCCGACCTGCTTCCCTGCCACAAGTAAACACAATCCAAGACTTACATCTCTTCCCTCAGCTCCTCAACCTCTTGTcctgggggagggcagggaagaTGGCCTCAAGAGCTTCATCCTGCATTGGTGGGGACCCACGTTTCTTGCCTCACAGCCTCTGGGGTCCCCATACCCATCATGGTTGTACTTCTGAATCATACAGATGCTCCGGGGATGGAGATGGACTCTGAGGAAGTCTGACCAGACCCTGATGCTGGCCTCTGTAGGGATAAGTGGTTTTGGAGTTGTAGCGGTGGTGAGTGGTGGGGAACCTGAAGACAAACAGAGGAAATGTACCTTTTTCCATGTTTCTGC
This DNA window, taken from Macaca mulatta isolate MMU2019108-1 chromosome 1, T2T-MMU8v2.0, whole genome shotgun sequence, encodes the following:
- the LOC717923 gene encoding protein misato homolog 1 isoform X3; its protein translation is MAGGAREVLTLQLGHFAGFVGAHWWNQQDAALGRATDAKESPGELCPDVLYRTGQTLHGQDTCTPRLILMDLKGSLSSLKEEGGLYRDKQLDAAIAWQGKLTTHKEELCPKNPYLQDFLSAEGVLSSDGVWRVKSIPNGKGSPPLTTATTPKPLIPTEASIRVWSDFLRVHLHPRSICMIQKYNHDGEAGRLEAFGQGESVLKEPKYQEELEDRLHFYVEECDYLQGFQILCDLHDGFSGVGAKAAELLQDEYSGRGIITWGLLPGPYHRGEAQRNIYRLLNTAFGLVHLAAHSSLVCPLSLGGSLGLRPEPPVNFPYLHYDATLPFHCSAILATALDTVTVPYRLCSSPVSMVHLADMLSFCGKKVVTAGATIPFPLAPGQSLPDSLMQFGGATPWTPLSACGEPSGTRCFAQSVVLRGIDRACHTSQLTPGTPPPSSLHACTTGEEVLAQYLQQQQPRVMSSSHLLLTPYRVAPPYPHLFSSCSPQAVESIPVFGALCSSSSLHQTLEALARDLTKLDLRRWASFMDAGVEHDDVAELLQELQSLAQCYHAGDSLVD
- the LOC717923 gene encoding protein misato homolog 1 isoform X2, with protein sequence MAGGAREVLTLQLGHFAGFVGAHWWNQQDAALGRATDAKESPGELCPDVLYRTGQTLHGQDTCTPRLILMDLKGSLSSLKEEGGLYRDKQLDAAIAWQGKLTTHKEELCPKNPYLQDFLSAEGVLSSDGVWRVKSIPNGKGSPPLTTATTPKPLIPTEASIRVWSDFLRVHLHPRSICMIQKYNHDGEAGRLEAFGQGESVLKEPKYQEELEDRLHFYVEECDYLQGFQILCDLHDGFSGVGAKAAELLQDEYSGRGIITWGLLPGPYHRGEAQRNIYRLLNTAFGLVHLAAHSSLVCPLSLGGSLGLRPEPPVNFPYLHYDATLPFHCSAILATALDTVTVPYRLCSSPVSMVHLADMLSFCGKKVVTAGATIPFPLAPGQSLPDSLMQFGGATPWTPLSACGEPSGTRCFAQSVVLRGIDRACHTSQLTPGTPPPSSLHACTTGEEVLAQYLQQQQPRVMSSSHLLLTPYRVAPPYPHLFSSCSPQGMVLDGSPKGAVESIPVFGALCSSSSLHQTLEALARDLTKLDLRRWASFMDAGVEHDDVAELLQELQSLAQCYHAGDSLVD
- the LOC717923 gene encoding protein misato homolog 1 isoform X1, giving the protein MAGGAREVLTLQLGHFAGFVGAHWWNQQDAALGRATDAKESPGELCPDVLYRTGQTLHGQDTCTPRLILMDLKGSLSSLKEEGGLYRDKQLDAAIAWQGKLTTHKEELCPKNPYLQDFLSAEGVLSSDGVWRVKSIPNGKGSPPLTTATTPKPLIPTEASIRVWSDFLRVHLHPRSICMIQKYNHDGEAGRLEAFGQGESVLKEPKYQEELEDRLHFYVEECDYLQGFQILCDLHDGFSGVGAKAAELLQDEYSGRGIITWGLLPGPYHRGEAQRNIYRLLNTAFGLVHLAAHSSLVCPLSLGGSLGLRPEPPVNFPYLHYDATLPFHCSAILATALDTVTVPYRLCSSPVSMVHLADMLSFCGKKVVTAGATIPFPLAPGQSLPDSLMQFGGATPWTPLSACGEPSGTRCFAQSVVLRGIDRACHTSQLTPGTPPPSSLHACTTGEEVLAQYLQQQQPRVMSSSHLLLTPYRVAPPYPHLFSSCSPQGMVLDGSPKGAAVESIPVFGALCSSSSLHQTLEALARDLTKLDLRRWASFMDAGVEHDDVAELLQELQSLAQCYHAGDSLVD
- the LOC717923 gene encoding protein misato homolog 1 isoform X13, translated to MIQKYNHDGEAGRLEAFGQGESVLKEPKYQEELEDRLHFYVEECDYLQGFQILCDLHDGFSGVGAKAAELLQDEYSGRGIITWGLLPGPYHRGEAQRNIYRLLNTAFGLVHLAAHSSLVCPLSLGGSLGLRPEPPVNFPYLHYDATLPFHCSAILATALDTVTVPYRLCSSPVSMVHLADMLSFCGKKVVTAGATIPFPLAPGQSLPDSLMQFGGATPWTPLSACGEPSGTRCFAQSVVLRGIDRACHTSQLTPGTPPPSSLHACTTGEEVLAQYLQQQQPRVMSSSHLLLTPYRVAPPYPHLFSSCSPQGMVLDGSPKGAAVESIPVFGALCSSSSLHQTLEALARDLTKLDLRRWASFMDAGVEHDDVAELLQELQSLAQCYHAGDSLVD
- the LOC717923 gene encoding protein misato homolog 1 isoform X10, with amino-acid sequence MLLGQGSPARTSVYPRKLGRAKCWRDGDSRLSGSLSSLKEEGGLYRDKQLDAAIAWQGKLTTHKEELCPKNPYLQDFLSAEGVLSSDGVWRVKSIPNGKGSPPLTTATTPKPLIPTEASIRVWSDFLRVHLHPRSICMIQKYNHDGEAGRLEAFGQGESVLKEPKYQEELEDRLHFYVEECDYLQGFQILCDLHDGFSGVGAKAAELLQDEYSGRGIITWGLLPGPYHRGEAQRNIYRLLNTAFGLVHLAAHSSLVCPLSLGGSLGLRPEPPVNFPYLHYDATLPFHCSAILATALDTVTVPYRLCSSPVSMVHLADMLSFCGKKVVTAGATIPFPLAPGQSLPDSLMQFGGATPWTPLSACGEPSGTRCFAQSVVLRGIDRACHTSQLTPGTPPPSSLHACTTGEEVLAQYLQQQQPRVMSSSHLLLTPYRVAPPYPHLFSSCSPQGMVLDGSPKGAVESIPVFGALCSSSSLHQTLEALARDLTKLDLRRWASFMDAGVEHDDVAELLQELQSLAQCYHAGDSLVD
- the LOC717923 gene encoding protein misato homolog 1 isoform X4, with amino-acid sequence MAGGAREVLTLQLGHFAGFVGAHWWNQQDAALGRATDAKESPGELCPDVLYRTGQTLHGQDTCTPRLILMDLKGSLSSLKEEGGLYRDKQLDAAIAWQGKLTTHKEELCPKNPYLQDFLSAEGVLSSDGVWRVKSIPNGKGSPPLTTATTPKPLIPTEASIRVWSDFLRVHLHPRSICMIQKYNHDGEAGRLEAFGQGESVLKEPKYQEELEDRLHFYVEECDYLQGFQILCDLHDGFSGVGAKAAELLQDEYSGRGIITWGLLPGPYHRGEAQRNIYRLLNTAFGLVHLAAHSSLVCPLSLGGSLGLRPEPPVNFPYLHYDATLPFHCSAILATALDTVTVPYRLCSSPVSMVHLADMLSFCGKKVVTAGATIPFPLAPGQSLPDSLMQFGGATPWTPLSACGEPSGTRCFAQSVVLRGIDRACHTSQLTPGTPPPSSLHACTTGEEVLAQYLQQQQPRVMSSSHLLLTPYRVAPPYPHLFSSCSPQVESIPVFGALCSSSSLHQTLEALARDLTKLDLRRWASFMDAGVEHDDVAELLQELQSLAQCYHAGDSLVD
- the LOC717923 gene encoding protein misato homolog 1 isoform X8, with protein sequence MAGGAREVLTLQLGHFAGFVGAHWWNQQDAALGRATDAKESPGELCPDVLYRTGQTLHGQDTCTPRLILMDLKGSLSSLKEEGGLYRDKQLDAAIAWQGKLTTHKEELCPKNPYLQDFLSAEGVLSSDGVWRVKSIPNGKEASIRVWSDFLRVHLHPRSICMIQKYNHDGEAGRLEAFGQGESVLKEPKYQEELEDRLHFYVEECDYLQGFQILCDLHDGFSGVGAKAAELLQDEYSGRGIITWGLLPGPYHRGEAQRNIYRLLNTAFGLVHLAAHSSLVCPLSLGGSLGLRPEPPVNFPYLHYDATLPFHCSAILATALDTVTVPYRLCSSPVSMVHLADMLSFCGKKVVTAGATIPFPLAPGQSLPDSLMQFGGATPWTPLSACGEPSGTRCFAQSVVLRGIDRACHTSQLTPGTPPPSSLHACTTGEEVLAQYLQQQQPRVMSSSHLLLTPYRVAPPYPHLFSSCSPQVESIPVFGALCSSSSLHQTLEALARDLTKLDLRRWASFMDAGVEHDDVAELLQELQSLAQCYHAGDSLVD
- the LOC717923 gene encoding protein misato homolog 1 isoform X9, whose product is MLLGQGSPARTSVYPRKLGRAKCWRDGDSRLSGSLSSLKEEGGLYRDKQLDAAIAWQGKLTTHKEELCPKNPYLQDFLSAEGVLSSDGVWRVKSIPNGKGSPPLTTATTPKPLIPTEASIRVWSDFLRVHLHPRSICMIQKYNHDGEAGRLEAFGQGESVLKEPKYQEELEDRLHFYVEECDYLQGFQILCDLHDGFSGVGAKAAELLQDEYSGRGIITWGLLPGPYHRGEAQRNIYRLLNTAFGLVHLAAHSSLVCPLSLGGSLGLRPEPPVNFPYLHYDATLPFHCSAILATALDTVTVPYRLCSSPVSMVHLADMLSFCGKKVVTAGATIPFPLAPGQSLPDSLMQFGGATPWTPLSACGEPSGTRCFAQSVVLRGIDRACHTSQLTPGTPPPSSLHACTTGEEVLAQYLQQQQPRVMSSSHLLLTPYRVAPPYPHLFSSCSPQGMVLDGSPKGAAVESIPVFGALCSSSSLHQTLEALARDLTKLDLRRWASFMDAGVEHDDVAELLQELQSLAQCYHAGDSLVD
- the LOC717923 gene encoding protein misato homolog 1 isoform X12, which translates into the protein MMGMGTPEAVREAGRLEAFGQGESVLKEPKYQEELEDRLHFYVEECDYLQGFQILCDLHDGFSGVGAKAAELLQDEYSGRGIITWGLLPGPYHRGEAQRNIYRLLNTAFGLVHLAAHSSLVCPLSLGGSLGLRPEPPVNFPYLHYDATLPFHCSAILATALDTVTVPYRLCSSPVSMVHLADMLSFCGKKVVTAGATIPFPLAPGQSLPDSLMQFGGATPWTPLSACGEPSGTRCFAQSVVLRGIDRACHTSQLTPGTPPPSSLHACTTGEEVLAQYLQQQQPRVMSSSHLLLTPYRVAPPYPHLFSSCSPQGMVLDGSPKGAAVESIPVFGALCSSSSLHQTLEALARDLTKLDLRRWASFMDAGVEHDDVAELLQELQSLAQCYHAGDSLVD
- the LOC717923 gene encoding protein misato homolog 1 isoform X11 gives rise to the protein MGVLSSDGVWRVKSIPNGKGSPPLTTATTPKPLIPTEASIRVWSDFLRVHLHPRSICMIQKYNHDGEAGRLEAFGQGESVLKEPKYQEELEDRLHFYVEECDYLQGFQILCDLHDGFSGVGAKAAELLQDEYSGRGIITWGLLPGPYHRGEAQRNIYRLLNTAFGLVHLAAHSSLVCPLSLGGSLGLRPEPPVNFPYLHYDATLPFHCSAILATALDTVTVPYRLCSSPVSMVHLADMLSFCGKKVVTAGATIPFPLAPGQSLPDSLMQFGGATPWTPLSACGEPSGTRCFAQSVVLRGIDRACHTSQLTPGTPPPSSLHACTTGEEVLAQYLQQQQPRVMSSSHLLLTPYRVAPPYPHLFSSCSPQGMVLDGSPKGAAVESIPVFGALCSSSSLHQTLEALARDLTKLDLRRWASFMDAGVEHDDVAELLQELQSLAQCYHAGDSLVD
- the LOC717923 gene encoding protein misato homolog 1 isoform X7 yields the protein MAGGAREVLTLQLGHFAGFVGAHWWNQQDAALGRATDAKESPGELCPDVLYRTGQTLHGQDTCTPRLILMDLKGSLSSLKEEGGLYRDKQLDAAIAWQGKLTTHKEELCPKNPYLQDFLSAEGVLSSDGVWRVKSIPNGKEASIRVWSDFLRVHLHPRSICMIQKYNHDGEAGRLEAFGQGESVLKEPKYQEELEDRLHFYVEECDYLQGFQILCDLHDGFSGVGAKAAELLQDEYSGRGIITWGLLPGPYHRGEAQRNIYRLLNTAFGLVHLAAHSSLVCPLSLGGSLGLRPEPPVNFPYLHYDATLPFHCSAILATALDTVTVPYRLCSSPVSMVHLADMLSFCGKKVVTAGATIPFPLAPGQSLPDSLMQFGGATPWTPLSACGEPSGTRCFAQSVVLRGIDRACHTSQLTPGTPPPSSLHACTTGEEVLAQYLQQQQPRVMSSSHLLLTPYRVAPPYPHLFSSCSPQGMVLDGSPKGAVESIPVFGALCSSSSLHQTLEALARDLTKLDLRRWASFMDAGVEHDDVAELLQELQSLAQCYHAGDSLVD
- the LOC717923 gene encoding protein misato homolog 1 isoform X6 → MAGGAREVLTLQLGHFAGFVGAHWWNQQDAALGRATDAKESPGELCPDVLYRTGQTLHGQDTCTPRLILMDLKGSLSSLKEEGGLYRDKQLDAAIAWQGKLTTHKEELCPKNPYLQDFLSAEGVLSSDGVWRVKSIPNGKEASIRVWSDFLRVHLHPRSICMIQKYNHDGEAGRLEAFGQGESVLKEPKYQEELEDRLHFYVEECDYLQGFQILCDLHDGFSGVGAKAAELLQDEYSGRGIITWGLLPGPYHRGEAQRNIYRLLNTAFGLVHLAAHSSLVCPLSLGGSLGLRPEPPVNFPYLHYDATLPFHCSAILATALDTVTVPYRLCSSPVSMVHLADMLSFCGKKVVTAGATIPFPLAPGQSLPDSLMQFGGATPWTPLSACGEPSGTRCFAQSVVLRGIDRACHTSQLTPGTPPPSSLHACTTGEEVLAQYLQQQQPRVMSSSHLLLTPYRVAPPYPHLFSSCSPQGMVLDGSPKGAAVESIPVFGALCSSSSLHQTLEALARDLTKLDLRRWASFMDAGVEHDDVAELLQELQSLAQCYHAGDSLVD
- the LOC717923 gene encoding protein misato homolog 1 isoform X5, which produces MAGGAREVLTLQLGHFAGFVGAHWWNQQDAALGRATDAKESPGELCPDVLYRTGQTLHGQDTCTPRLILMDLKGSLSSLKEEGGLYRDKQLDAAIAWQGKLTTHKEELCPKNPYLQDFLSAEGVLSSDGVWRVKSIPNGKGSPPLTTATTPKPLIPTEASIRVWSDFLRVHLHPRSICMIQKYNHDGEAGRLEAFGQGESVLKEPKYQEELEDRLHFYVEECDYLQGFQILCDLHDGFSGVGAKAAELLQDEYSGRGIITWGLLPGPYHRGEAQRNIYRLLNTAFGLVHLAAHSSLVCPLSLGGSLGLRPEPPVNFPYLHYDATLPFHCSAILATALDTVTVPYRLCSSPVSMVHLADMLSFCGKKVVTAGATIPFPLAPGQSLPDSLMQFGGATPWTPLSACGEPSGTRCFAQSVVLRGIDRACHTSQLTPGTPPPSSLHACTTGEEVLAQYLQQQQPRVMSSSHLLLTPYRVAPPYPHLFSSCSPQGMVLDGSPKGAGLSFLSLLSSGEHPSVWGTVFLFVPAPDPGSLGQRPHQTRLAALGQLHGCWSGAR